The following proteins are encoded in a genomic region of Streptomyces sp. NBC_01723:
- a CDS encoding prephenate dehydrogenase: MRSALVIGAGLIGTSAALTLAGRGVTVHLTDHDPDRARTAAALGAGSDEPPLGPVDLALVAVPPAHTAAVLAGAMRAGVARGYADVASVKGGPRRELEDLGLDLASYIGTHPMAGKESSGPLAASADLFEGRPWVLTPMPDTDTEALNLALELVALCRAVPVVMDAAAHDRAVALVSHTPQLVSSMVAARLRAADETVVRLCGQGIRDVTRIAASDPRMWIEILSANPGPVAEVLAGVAADLEDTVESLRALQSADEAKRRGGAAGIEDVLRRGNAGRARVPGKHGEAPATYETVAVLISDQPGELARIFADAGRAGVNIEDMRIDHATGRQAGLAQLMVSPAAAPALSAALSERGWSIRR, from the coding sequence ATGAGGAGCGCCCTGGTCATAGGAGCCGGTCTGATCGGTACGTCCGCGGCACTGACGCTCGCCGGACGCGGCGTCACCGTCCATCTGACCGACCACGATCCGGACCGGGCCCGGACGGCGGCGGCCCTCGGCGCCGGCAGCGACGAGCCGCCTCTCGGCCCCGTGGACCTCGCGCTCGTCGCCGTGCCGCCCGCGCACACCGCCGCCGTGCTGGCCGGGGCCATGCGCGCGGGGGTGGCGCGCGGGTATGCCGACGTCGCGAGCGTCAAGGGCGGTCCCCGGCGCGAGTTGGAGGACCTGGGCCTCGACCTCGCCTCGTACATCGGCACCCATCCCATGGCGGGCAAGGAGAGTTCCGGACCGCTCGCGGCGAGCGCCGATCTGTTCGAGGGCCGGCCCTGGGTGCTCACCCCGATGCCGGACACCGACACGGAGGCGCTGAACCTCGCCCTGGAACTGGTCGCGCTCTGCCGCGCCGTGCCCGTGGTCATGGACGCCGCCGCCCACGACCGGGCCGTCGCCCTCGTCTCGCACACGCCGCAGCTCGTCTCCTCGATGGTCGCCGCACGGCTGCGGGCCGCCGACGAGACGGTGGTGCGGCTGTGCGGACAGGGCATCCGCGACGTGACCCGGATCGCCGCGTCCGACCCGCGGATGTGGATCGAGATCCTCTCGGCCAACCCGGGTCCCGTCGCGGAGGTGCTCGCCGGGGTGGCGGCCGATCTGGAGGACACCGTCGAGTCGCTGCGCGCCCTGCAGTCCGCCGACGAGGCCAAGCGGCGCGGCGGCGCGGCGGGCATCGAGGACGTCCTGCGGCGGGGCAACGCGGGCCGGGCCAGGGTGCCCGGCAAGCACGGCGAGGCGCCCGCCACCTACGAGACGGTGGCCGTGCTCATCAGCGACCAGCCGGGCGAACTGGCCCGCATCTTCGCGGACGCCGGGCGCGCGGGCGTCAACATCGAGGACATGCGCATCGACCACGCGACGGGCCGGCAGGCGGGCCTGGCCCAGCTGATGGTGAGCCCCGCGGCGGCCCCGGCACTGAGCGCCGCCCTGAGCGAACGCGGCTGGTCGATCCGCCGTTGA
- a CDS encoding alpha/beta fold hydrolase — protein sequence MPDIELSAGTIEYEDTGGDGPVVVLLHGLVHDATVWRGVLADLRADHRVIAPTLPYGSHRRPLTRPPTPDLVNELIAEFLGRLDLTDVTLVENDCGRAQTVAARHPERLARLVLVACEAFDNYPPGLPGKLIGVACRLPGGVPLLVRTLGLKPLRRLPVGIGALTKRPVPDAVVDGWLRPLRTDPAIRRDFRHYNTHVRGDELLEAAQGLRRFDRPALVVWATEDLMMPRAHGRRLAELLPQGRLVEVEDARTLIPEDQPELLASLLREFIAEKR from the coding sequence ATGCCGGACATCGAACTGAGCGCGGGGACCATCGAGTACGAGGACACCGGCGGGGACGGCCCGGTCGTCGTGCTCCTCCACGGTCTCGTCCACGACGCGACCGTCTGGCGCGGGGTCCTCGCCGACCTGCGCGCCGACCACCGGGTGATCGCGCCGACCCTGCCCTACGGCTCCCACCGCCGGCCGCTGACCCGGCCGCCCACGCCGGACCTCGTCAACGAACTGATCGCGGAGTTCCTCGGCCGCCTCGACCTGACCGACGTGACCCTGGTCGAGAACGACTGCGGACGCGCCCAGACGGTGGCGGCCCGGCACCCGGAGCGGCTGGCACGGCTGGTGCTCGTCGCGTGCGAGGCTTTCGACAACTACCCGCCGGGACTGCCGGGAAAGCTGATCGGCGTCGCCTGCCGCCTGCCCGGCGGCGTGCCCCTGCTGGTCCGCACCCTGGGCCTGAAGCCGCTGCGCCGCCTCCCCGTCGGGATCGGCGCCCTCACCAAGCGGCCCGTGCCGGACGCGGTCGTCGACGGCTGGCTGCGCCCCCTGCGCACCGATCCGGCGATCCGCCGCGACTTCCGGCACTACAACACCCACGTCCGCGGCGACGAACTGCTGGAGGCCGCCCAGGGGTTGCGGAGGTTCGACCGGCCCGCACTCGTCGTCTGGGCGACCGAGGACCTGATGATGCCCCGCGCCCACGGCCGGCGCCTGGCCGAACTCCTCCCGCAGGGGCGGCTGGTGGAGGTCGAGGACGCCCGGACGCTGATCCCCGAGGACCAGCCGGAGCTGCTCGCCTCCCTGCTGCGGGAGTTCATCGCCGAGAAGCGCTGA
- a CDS encoding RidA family protein, which produces MTAERVNPPELSPPTGFSHAVVATGTRVVFLAGQTALDTDGKVTGDTLPAQFEQALTNLLTALRAAGGTPADLARVTVYATDVAAYRTHAADLGRTWRRLAGRDYPAMAVVEVVRLWDERAMVELDGFAVLP; this is translated from the coding sequence ATGACCGCCGAACGGGTGAACCCGCCCGAACTCTCCCCGCCCACCGGGTTCTCGCACGCCGTCGTCGCCACCGGCACCCGCGTCGTGTTCCTGGCCGGCCAGACCGCCCTGGACACCGACGGCAAGGTCACCGGCGACACCCTCCCCGCCCAGTTCGAACAGGCCCTCACCAACCTCCTGACCGCCCTGCGAGCCGCCGGCGGAACCCCCGCCGACCTCGCCCGCGTCACCGTCTACGCCACGGACGTCGCCGCCTACCGCACCCACGCCGCCGACCTCGGCCGCACCTGGCGCCGACTGGCCGGCCGCGACTACCCGGCGATGGCGGTCGTGGAGGTGGTACGCCTCTGGGACGAACGGGCGATGGTGGAACTCGACGGCTTCGCGGTACTGCCGTAG
- a CDS encoding DUF6299 family protein, translating into MPVRSAVLAAAAGAALFLPAAPAATAAPADATADTPAVTESVTVARTGRVAADGTVTLTGTYRCTAADGAVFVSSIVRQGDDSSVRHGIGGTRAVCDGKEHRWTNTGTPSTDLLKPGAAHVEATLMELRITSGLPLPSFHARKDQDVKLVAG; encoded by the coding sequence ATGCCCGTACGATCCGCGGTCCTCGCCGCGGCCGCCGGCGCCGCCCTGTTCCTGCCTGCCGCCCCCGCAGCGACGGCGGCCCCCGCCGACGCCACCGCCGACACCCCCGCCGTCACGGAGTCCGTGACGGTCGCCCGGACCGGCCGCGTCGCCGCCGACGGCACCGTCACCCTCACCGGCACCTACCGCTGCACCGCCGCCGACGGTGCCGTCTTCGTCAGCTCCATCGTGCGCCAGGGCGACGACTCGTCCGTCCGCCACGGCATCGGCGGCACCCGCGCGGTCTGCGACGGCAAGGAGCACCGCTGGACCAACACGGGCACGCCCTCCACCGACCTGCTCAAGCCCGGCGCGGCCCACGTCGAGGCGACGCTGATGGAGCTGCGGATCACCAGCGGCCTGCCGCTGCCGAGCTTCCACGCGCGGAAGGACCAGGACGTGAAGCTGGTGGCGGGCTGA
- a CDS encoding acyl-CoA dehydrogenase family protein: protein MTAFSLEPAQITWCGELRALAAERLRPLADKGEPGHVNRALVAELGALGLLSRLFTSGALDLCLMRESLAHACTEAETALALQGLGAHPVHAHGTGTQRARWLPGVVAGTTVAAFALSEPDAGSDAAALTLTATPSASRPAAGERGGPAGEAAGSGTGTAPPAESAWATEGTGTGRDAVAPAAEDDANVPAPGDRAVAADAPSGPVALNADPDGGSGWRLTGEKCWISNAPEADFYTVFARTTPGAGARGVTAFLVPADRPGLSGSPLDMLSPHPIGALAFDAVPVTADDVLGEPDRGFRVAMDTLNLFRPSVGAFAVGMAQAALDATVAHTTSRDAFGGKLRDLQTVAHQVAEMSLRTEAARLMVYAAATAYDEGAPDVPRRAAMAKLLATETAQYVVDRAVQLHGARALRRGHLLEHLYREVRAPRVYEGASEVQRGIIAKELYRTHDTTTEEAGT, encoded by the coding sequence ATGACCGCATTCTCGCTCGAACCGGCACAAATCACCTGGTGCGGGGAGCTGCGCGCCCTGGCCGCCGAACGGCTGCGTCCGTTGGCGGACAAGGGGGAGCCCGGCCACGTCAACCGTGCCCTCGTCGCCGAACTCGGCGCCCTGGGGCTGCTCTCCCGCCTGTTCACCTCGGGCGCGCTCGACCTGTGCCTGATGCGCGAGTCCCTCGCCCACGCCTGCACGGAGGCCGAGACCGCCCTCGCCCTCCAGGGCCTCGGCGCCCACCCGGTGCACGCCCACGGCACCGGGACCCAGCGCGCCCGCTGGCTCCCCGGCGTCGTCGCCGGCACGACGGTCGCCGCCTTCGCCCTCAGCGAGCCCGACGCCGGCTCGGACGCGGCGGCCCTGACCCTCACGGCGACCCCGTCCGCGTCGCGGCCCGCCGCGGGGGAGCGCGGGGGCCCGGCGGGGGAGGCCGCGGGAAGCGGCACGGGTACGGCCCCGCCGGCCGAGTCCGCCTGGGCCACCGAGGGCACCGGCACCGGCCGGGACGCCGTGGCACCCGCCGCCGAGGACGACGCGAACGTGCCCGCCCCCGGAGACCGCGCGGTCGCCGCCGACGCCCCGTCGGGCCCCGTCGCCCTGAACGCCGACCCCGACGGCGGCTCCGGCTGGCGGCTCACCGGCGAGAAGTGCTGGATCTCCAACGCGCCCGAAGCCGACTTCTACACCGTGTTCGCCCGCACCACACCCGGCGCCGGCGCCCGCGGCGTCACCGCCTTCCTCGTGCCCGCCGACCGGCCCGGCCTCTCCGGCAGCCCGCTCGACATGCTCTCGCCGCACCCCATCGGCGCCCTCGCCTTCGACGCCGTGCCCGTCACCGCGGACGACGTGCTCGGCGAGCCGGACCGTGGCTTCCGGGTCGCGATGGACACCCTCAACCTGTTCCGGCCCAGCGTCGGCGCCTTCGCCGTCGGCATGGCGCAGGCCGCCCTCGACGCCACCGTCGCGCACACCACCTCCCGCGACGCCTTCGGCGGCAAGCTGCGCGACCTCCAGACCGTCGCCCACCAGGTCGCCGAGATGTCCCTGCGCACCGAGGCCGCCCGCCTGATGGTGTACGCGGCGGCGACGGCGTACGACGAGGGCGCCCCGGACGTCCCGCGGCGCGCGGCGATGGCGAAACTCCTCGCCACCGAGACCGCCCAGTACGTCGTCGACCGGGCCGTCCAACTGCACGGCGCCCGCGCCCTGCGCCGCGGCCACCTCCTCGAACACCTCTACCGCGAGGTGCGCGCACCCCGCGTCTACGAGGGCGCGAGCGAGGTGCAGCGCGGCATCATCGCCAAGGAGCTGTACCGCACGCACGACACGACGACCGAGGAGGCCGGTACATGA
- a CDS encoding DUF5999 family protein produces the protein MCTHRSSCPAADSPATDSVVAHIVAAHPEQGWHLLCDGTIVFDDTGELRPDGRVVAPRRMPAGRLAMAA, from the coding sequence ATGTGTACCCACCGGTCTTCCTGCCCCGCGGCCGACTCCCCCGCGACCGACTCCGTCGTCGCGCACATCGTCGCCGCCCACCCGGAGCAGGGGTGGCACCTGCTGTGCGACGGCACGATCGTCTTCGACGACACCGGTGAGCTGCGGCCCGACGGCCGGGTGGTCGCGCCGCGCCGGATGCCCGCCGGGCGCCTGGCGATGGCGGCCTGA
- a CDS encoding DUF2637 domain-containing protein produces MPYGEGSFRTTGSGRHRAPQEAYGEALVPPEPGWDPAEELAFLLQDAVEQQPAVPYGMDTSAIPPVPGTPLSNLQEITAELPPLRDAPTSHRRVRRPKVSRLRAASLFVAALAAVIAASVSLFGGMVAYEPLRLAAVTRTRGSVVSWWPLLVYGPWLVASLAVLRSALHQRRAVHSWAVVLLFSAIAMLLCIAEAPRTVSDGAAAALPGLASLVCFQQIVRQITLTRPPRRAVPRHRQRAEAAPGDEAADTAGQDPVSLPQQRQSTQRAPRPGTGPKKRT; encoded by the coding sequence ATGCCGTACGGCGAAGGCTCGTTCCGCACCACGGGCAGCGGGCGGCACCGGGCACCACAGGAAGCCTACGGGGAAGCCCTCGTCCCGCCCGAACCCGGCTGGGACCCGGCCGAGGAACTCGCGTTCCTGCTCCAGGACGCGGTGGAGCAGCAGCCCGCCGTCCCGTACGGCATGGACACCTCGGCGATCCCGCCGGTGCCGGGCACGCCGCTGAGCAATCTGCAGGAAATCACCGCGGAACTGCCCCCGTTGAGAGACGCGCCCACCAGTCACCGCCGCGTCCGCCGCCCGAAGGTGAGCCGGCTGCGCGCCGCGAGCCTGTTCGTGGCGGCGCTGGCCGCCGTCATCGCGGCCTCCGTCAGCCTGTTCGGCGGCATGGTGGCCTACGAGCCGCTGCGGCTGGCCGCCGTCACGCGTACTCGCGGCAGCGTCGTGTCCTGGTGGCCGCTGCTGGTCTACGGACCCTGGCTGGTGGCGTCGCTGGCGGTGCTGCGGTCGGCCCTGCACCAGCGCCGCGCGGTCCACTCCTGGGCCGTCGTCCTGCTGTTCTCGGCCATCGCGATGCTGCTGTGCATCGCGGAGGCGCCGCGCACGGTCAGCGACGGGGCCGCCGCGGCGCTGCCGGGTCTCGCCTCGCTGGTCTGCTTCCAGCAGATCGTCCGGCAGATCACGCTCACCCGGCCGCCCCGCCGGGCGGTGCCGCGCCACCGGCAGCGTGCGGAGGCCGCGCCGGGCGACGAGGCGGCGGACACGGCCGGCCAGGACCCGGTGTCCCTACCGCAGCAGCGGCAGAGCACTCAGCGCGCGCCTCGGCCGGGCACGGGCCCCAAAAAGCGAACATGA
- a CDS encoding TIGR03619 family F420-dependent LLM class oxidoreductase yields MKIGFALPQFHHQASGVARAGTFAAAIEEAGGASLWVGDRNLAAVRPVVGYGGQGDTIPEELNPAADPFVLLGVAAAATSRVLLGSHVLVAPLYPPVQLARSLTTIDLISGGRLLPGFGVGWSPEEYQAAGLDFTRRGARMEELLDALDAIWTDDPARYEGDQLSVPEHHAPLKPARRPRPPFYLGAMSERALRRVARRGDGWLPLVVVPSYVDVDGLVAQRSALDGLARAEGRDPGAIDTVLRVNIDAGTSTRQVADTIREIHDRTGIEHFMVDSMYDVDTVDGSVEHARQILELVAKG; encoded by the coding sequence ATGAAGATCGGTTTCGCTCTCCCCCAGTTCCACCACCAGGCATCCGGCGTCGCCCGGGCCGGTACGTTCGCCGCCGCGATCGAGGAGGCCGGGGGTGCCAGTCTCTGGGTGGGGGACCGCAACCTGGCCGCGGTCCGCCCCGTCGTGGGGTACGGCGGCCAGGGCGACACCATCCCCGAGGAACTGAACCCCGCCGCCGACCCGTTCGTCCTCCTCGGTGTCGCCGCCGCCGCGACCAGCCGCGTACTGCTGGGTTCCCACGTCCTGGTCGCCCCGCTCTACCCGCCCGTCCAGCTGGCCAGGTCGCTGACGACCATCGACCTGATCAGCGGCGGGCGCCTGCTTCCCGGCTTCGGCGTCGGCTGGTCGCCCGAGGAGTACCAGGCGGCCGGCCTGGACTTCACCCGCCGCGGCGCCCGGATGGAGGAACTGCTCGACGCGCTCGACGCCATCTGGACCGACGACCCCGCGCGGTACGAGGGCGACCAGCTCTCCGTACCCGAACACCACGCACCGCTGAAGCCGGCGCGGCGGCCGCGGCCGCCCTTCTACCTGGGCGCGATGTCCGAGCGCGCCCTGCGCCGGGTCGCCCGGCGCGGCGACGGCTGGCTGCCGCTGGTGGTCGTGCCCAGCTACGTCGACGTCGACGGGCTCGTGGCCCAGCGCTCGGCGCTGGACGGACTGGCCCGCGCGGAGGGCCGCGATCCCGGCGCCATCGACACCGTGCTGCGGGTGAACATCGACGCCGGTACCAGCACGCGGCAGGTCGCGGACACCATCAGGGAGATCCACGACCGGACGGGTATCGAGCACTTCATGGTCGACTCGATGTACGACGTCGACACCGTCGACGGGTCCGTCGAGCACGCCCGGCAGATCCTCGAACTCGTCGCCAAGGGCTGA